Proteins from a genomic interval of Diospyros lotus cultivar Yz01 chromosome 6, ASM1463336v1, whole genome shotgun sequence:
- the LOC127804806 gene encoding peptide deformylase 1B, chloroplastic/mitochondrial has translation MACSTWLHLHYSPFSLLPVICRCKFLLPSNPRRCRRPIPTGRFISTQNQFKYLPLEVQAQAKRGLSFKEDQAALPADLNFEAPLKIVEYPDPILRAKNKRIDTFDDNLKKLVDEMFDVMYKTDGIGLSAPQVGINVQLMVFNPVGERGEGQEIVLVNPRVSKYSKKMVLFNEGCLSFPGIYADVERPESVKIDARDITGARFVVNLAGLPARVFQHEFDHLQGILFFDRMTEEVLDGIQAELQALEKKYEDKTGNPSPEKIATRQRRKVAAGFGKS, from the exons ATGGCTTGTTCGACTTGGCTCCACCTCCACTACTCGCCGTTCTCTCTCCTCCCAGTCATCTGTCGCTGCAAATTTCTTCTTCCCTCTAATCCCCGCCGCTGCCGGCGGCCCATCCCAACCGGCAGGTTCATCTCCACTCAAAACCAGTTCAAATATCTTCCATTGGAAGTCCAGGCTCAGGCTAAACGAGGCCTCTCATTCAAAGAAGACCAAGCAGCCTTAC CTGCTGATTTGAATTTCGAGGCACCTCTCAAAATTGTGGAATACCCGGACCCTATACTCAGAGCCAAGAATAAGCGGATTGATACATTTGACGATaatttgaagaaattagttGATGAGATGTTCGATGTCATGTACAA GACTGATGGTATTGGGCTCTCAGCACCCCAAGTTGGAATTAATGTTCAGCTTATGGTGTTTAATCCTGTTGGAGAACGTGGTGAAGGACAGGAGATTGTTCTTGTAAATCCTAGAGTCAGCAAATACTCCAAAAAGATGGTGCTCTTCAATGAAGGATGCTTATCCTTTCCGGGGATCTATGCAGACGTGGAA AGACCAGAATCTGTAAAGATTGATGCAAGGGATATTACTGGTGCCAGATTTGTTGTCAATTTGGCAGGCCTTCCTGCACGTGTATTTCAGCATGAATTTGATCATTTGCAG GGAATTCTTTTCTTTGATAGAATGACTGAAGAAGTTCTTGATGGTATTCAGGCAGAGCTTCAG GCCTTGGAAAAGAAATATGAAGATAAGACGGGAAATCCAAGCccagaaaagatagctaccagaCAAAGAAGGAAGGTGGCTGCTGGTTTTGGAAAATCATGA
- the LOC127804268 gene encoding ADP-ribosylation factor 1, whose amino-acid sequence MGLTFTKLFSRLFAKKEMRILMVGLDAAGKTTILYKLKLGEIVTTIPTIGFNVETVEYKNISFTVWDVGGQDKIRPLWRHYFQNTQGLIFVVDSNDRDRVVEARDELHRMLNEDELRDAVLLVFANKQDLPNAMNAAEITDKLGLHSLRQRHWYIQSTCATSGEGLYEGLDWLSSNIASKA is encoded by the exons ATGGGGCTGACATTCACCAAGCTGTTCAGCAGGCTCTTTGCCAAGAAAGAAATGCGGATTCTTATGGTTGGTCTTGATGCTGCGGGTAAGACTACCATATTGTACAAACTCAAGCTTGGAGAAATTGTCACAACAATCCCTACTATTG GATTTAACGTTGAGACAGTGGAGTACAAGAACATTAGCTTCACAGTTTGGGATGTTGGTGGTCAAGACAAG ATCCGTCCATTGTGGAGGCATTACTTCCAGAACACCCAGGGGCTTATATTTGTGGTGGATAGCAATGACAGGGATAGAGTTGTTGAGGCAAGAGATGAGTTACATAGAATGTTGAATGAG GATGAATTGAGAGATGCTGTTTTGCTTGTGTTTGCTAACAAACAAGATCTTCCTAACGCAATGAATGCTGCAGAAATAACTGATAAGCTTGGTCTTCATTCACTCCGACAACGCCACTG GTACATTCAGAGCACATGCGCAACCTCTGGAGAGGGGCTTTATGAAGGCCTGGATTGGCTCTCCAGCAACATTGCTAGCAAG GCATAA